Proteins from one Arsenophonus apicola genomic window:
- the tnpA gene encoding IS200/IS605 family transposase — protein sequence MQKYKINRSRHAAFLLHVHLVFVTKYRKKVLSGLHYKAFHQYAGEVCRDFGADLKESNGESDHVHMLIEYPPTVQLSVLVNSLKAVTSRRLRNEFLDLRGAYGKPVLWSRSYFAGSCGGAPLEVVKQYIQNQRG from the coding sequence ATGCAAAAATATAAAATCAACCGTTCAAGACATGCAGCGTTTCTTTTACATGTTCACCTTGTCTTTGTGACTAAGTACCGAAAGAAAGTACTCAGTGGCTTGCACTACAAAGCATTTCATCAGTATGCAGGTGAAGTGTGTCGCGACTTTGGGGCTGATTTAAAGGAAAGTAACGGAGAGTCCGATCACGTTCATATGCTGATCGAGTACCCGCCCACAGTGCAGTTGTCAGTACTAGTAAACTCGCTGAAAGCGGTAACGTCTCGTCGTCTGCGTAATGAGTTTCTAGACTTGCGTGGGGCTTACGGCAAGCCAGTGTTGTGGTCTCGATCATACTTTGCAGGTTCGTGCGGGGGAGCACCGCTGGAAGTTGTTAAGCAATACATTCAAAATCAGCGTGGCTGA
- the bioH gene encoding pimeloyl-ACP methyl ester esterase BioH: MSTLFWQQSGKGKQDIVLLHGWGLNAEIWRTIEVECGSHFRMHLVDLPGYGRSNFFPPMSLQQMAEVIWQKAPKQAIWLGWSLGGLIANIIALNHQAEIAGLITVASTPCFSQQENWPGIKPMVLTGFEQQLQANFHRTVERFLALQTLGTKTAHEDIRLLKTVLLKQPLPSVAVLNAGLEILRTTDLRQSLLTLNKPFLRIYGDLDGLVPRKVVPIIDAWLPNSPSVVIKHAAHAPFISHPKQFIQLLVDFSCQLEQ; this comes from the coding sequence ATGTCCACACTGTTTTGGCAGCAGTCCGGTAAAGGAAAACAAGATATTGTGCTATTGCACGGATGGGGATTAAATGCAGAAATTTGGCGTACAATTGAAGTGGAATGTGGCTCCCATTTTCGTATGCATCTTGTTGACTTACCTGGCTATGGTCGTAGTAATTTTTTCCCACCGATGTCATTACAACAAATGGCAGAAGTTATTTGGCAAAAGGCGCCTAAGCAAGCTATTTGGTTAGGTTGGTCGTTAGGCGGATTAATTGCCAACATCATTGCTCTTAACCATCAAGCTGAAATCGCGGGTTTAATAACAGTGGCTTCAACACCATGTTTTAGTCAGCAAGAAAACTGGCCAGGCATTAAACCGATGGTGCTTACAGGCTTTGAACAACAATTACAGGCTAATTTTCATCGTACAGTAGAACGTTTTCTGGCATTGCAAACATTGGGCACTAAAACAGCACATGAAGATATACGTTTATTAAAAACAGTGTTACTGAAACAACCATTACCTTCCGTTGCTGTATTAAACGCAGGTTTAGAGATTTTGCGAACAACGGATCTACGGCAATCTTTATTAACGCTAAATAAGCCTTTTTTACGCATCTATGGTGATCTTGATGGTTTAGTGCCCAGAAAAGTCGTACCAATAATAGATGCATGGTTACCAAATTCGCCTTCGGTGGTAATAAAACATGCTGCCCATGCCCCGTTTATTTCTCATCCTAAGCAATTTATTCAATTGTTAGTGGATTTTTCTTGCCAATTGGAGCAGTGA
- a CDS encoding FeoC-like transcriptional regulator — MISLLQVRDMVALYGRTDAYQISQKFSASLPMIEAMLDKLTAMGKLEQIDQSSCLTGHSCKLCPEIKKCNLKNLSSNFCLIYASKR; from the coding sequence ATGATCAGTTTATTGCAAGTTAGAGATATGGTTGCACTGTATGGTAGAACGGATGCTTACCAAATTAGTCAGAAATTCTCTGCGTCATTACCTATGATTGAAGCTATGTTAGATAAATTAACCGCCATGGGAAAATTAGAACAAATTGATCAATCATCTTGTTTAACGGGTCATAGTTGTAAACTATGCCCTGAAATAAAAAAGTGTAACCTAAAAAATTTATCAAGTAACTTCTGTCTGATTTACGCAAGTAAGCGCTAA
- the feoA gene encoding ferrous iron transporter A, translating to MSILPNHRYKIVGFSSEINPAYRQKLLSLGMLPGSFFNVIRIAPLGDPIQIQTRRMNLIVRKKDLALLNLDDAGNQVV from the coding sequence ATGTCAATTCTTCCTAATCATCGATACAAAATTGTCGGATTTTCATCAGAAATAAATCCAGCTTACCGCCAGAAGTTACTTTCTTTAGGCATGTTACCTGGATCTTTTTTTAACGTTATTCGTATAGCGCCGCTTGGTGATCCTATTCAAATCCAAACTCGCCGTATGAACTTGATCGTAAGAAAAAAAGATCTTGCACTATTAAATTTAGACGATGCCGGCAACCAAGTAGTATAA
- a CDS encoding Tex family protein, whose product MNKSLSKIIAHELDTTPAQVLSAITLLDEGNTVPFIARYRKEVTGGLDDNQLRKLETRLSYLRELNERRQTILKSINEQGKLTAELAEAINNTFNKTELEDLYLPYKPKRRTRGQIAIEAGLAPLAERLWNEPQHIPEQIAETFIDPQKNINDTKAALDGARYILMERFAEDANLLSKIRNYLWKNAHLTAKVIEGKETVGTKFSDYFDHHELIAHIPSHRALAMFRGRNGGILQLSLNADPQFEPSPKESYCEEIITQHFGLHLNNAPADKWRRAVISWTWRVKILLHLETELMATLREKAEEEAIHVFARNLHDLLMAAPAGMHTTMGLDPGLRTGVKVAIVDGTGKLITTDTIYPHTGQATKSAATIASLCEKYKVALVAIGNGTASRETERFFAAVKKQYPNITAQKVIVSESGASVYSASELAAQEFPTLDVSLRGAVSIARRLQDPLAELVKIDPKSIGVGQYQHDVNQTLLAKKLAAVVEDCVNAVGVDLNTASVALLSHVAGLSKTIAQNVVNWRNEHGRFNDRKQLLQVTRLGTKAFEQCAGFLRIMAGNNPLDASTVHPEAYPIVEKILLTTKQPLKMIMGNTSVLNNLKPEQFTTDKFGIPTVNDILKQLEKPGRDPRPEFKTATFVDGIETMEDLKVGMILEGSVTNVTNFGAFVDIGVHQDGLVHISSLSDKFIKDPHSIVKAGDIITVKIIDIDLNRKRIALTMRLDEKTVDTPQHRNKQQTGRNVPSASSTKTSQQSNTLFGNSVMGDALAAALNKKR is encoded by the coding sequence ATGAATAAATCCTTAAGCAAAATTATTGCACATGAATTAGACACCACACCAGCGCAAGTACTTTCAGCTATTACATTACTCGATGAAGGAAATACCGTTCCCTTTATTGCCCGCTATCGTAAAGAAGTCACAGGCGGGCTCGATGATAATCAACTGCGTAAACTTGAAACGCGTTTAAGTTACTTACGTGAATTAAACGAACGCCGCCAAACTATTCTAAAATCGATTAATGAACAAGGAAAGCTTACCGCTGAACTTGCTGAAGCGATTAATAACACATTTAATAAAACTGAGCTTGAAGATCTCTATTTACCTTATAAGCCCAAACGTCGTACCCGAGGCCAAATAGCAATTGAAGCTGGCTTAGCGCCTCTGGCGGAGCGATTATGGAATGAGCCCCAACATATACCGGAACAGATAGCCGAAACCTTTATTGATCCACAAAAAAATATTAATGACACTAAAGCTGCACTTGATGGTGCCCGCTATATTCTAATGGAACGCTTCGCTGAAGATGCAAATTTACTTAGCAAAATTCGTAATTATTTGTGGAAAAATGCCCACTTAACAGCCAAAGTAATCGAAGGCAAAGAAACAGTAGGAACAAAATTTAGCGATTATTTTGATCACCATGAGCTTATTGCGCATATCCCTTCCCACCGAGCGCTTGCCATGTTTCGTGGCCGTAACGGTGGCATTTTACAATTATCACTTAATGCCGATCCACAATTTGAACCATCGCCAAAAGAAAGTTATTGTGAAGAAATTATTACTCAACACTTTGGCTTACATTTAAATAATGCACCAGCAGATAAATGGCGAAGAGCTGTTATCAGTTGGACATGGCGAGTCAAAATTCTGTTACATCTTGAAACAGAATTGATGGCTACCTTACGGGAAAAAGCAGAAGAAGAAGCGATCCATGTTTTCGCACGTAATCTACATGACCTTTTAATGGCAGCGCCTGCCGGTATGCATACCACCATGGGATTAGATCCTGGCTTACGCACGGGCGTTAAAGTTGCTATTGTTGATGGGACAGGCAAACTCATTACTACCGACACGATTTATCCTCATACCGGTCAAGCAACAAAATCTGCAGCAACTATTGCATCCTTATGTGAGAAATATAAAGTTGCCTTGGTGGCCATTGGTAATGGTACTGCTTCGCGTGAAACGGAACGCTTTTTCGCCGCAGTTAAAAAACAGTACCCAAATATTACTGCACAGAAAGTGATCGTTAGTGAATCTGGCGCTTCAGTTTACTCAGCCTCTGAGTTAGCGGCACAAGAATTTCCCACTCTCGATGTCTCTTTACGTGGTGCAGTCTCTATTGCTCGTCGTTTACAAGACCCGTTAGCTGAATTAGTAAAAATTGATCCCAAATCAATTGGTGTTGGCCAATACCAACATGATGTTAACCAAACTTTACTCGCTAAAAAATTAGCAGCGGTAGTCGAAGATTGTGTAAACGCAGTCGGAGTCGATCTAAATACCGCCTCTGTTGCTCTCCTTTCTCATGTTGCAGGGCTAAGTAAAACAATTGCCCAAAATGTTGTTAATTGGCGTAACGAACACGGGCGCTTTAATGACCGCAAACAACTATTACAAGTTACGCGTCTTGGTACAAAAGCTTTTGAGCAGTGCGCGGGGTTTTTACGCATTATGGCAGGGAATAATCCTCTCGATGCCTCAACAGTTCATCCTGAAGCTTATCCAATCGTAGAAAAAATTTTATTAACCACTAAGCAACCCTTAAAAATGATCATGGGTAACACTAGCGTGCTCAATAACCTCAAACCAGAACAGTTTACTACTGATAAATTTGGTATTCCGACGGTAAATGATATTTTAAAGCAATTAGAAAAGCCTGGACGAGACCCGCGACCAGAATTTAAAACAGCCACCTTTGTCGATGGCATTGAAACAATGGAAGATCTCAAAGTAGGTATGATATTAGAAGGTTCGGTGACCAATGTGACCAATTTTGGCGCGTTTGTCGATATTGGCGTTCACCAGGATGGTCTGGTACACATTTCCTCCTTGTCTGATAAATTTATTAAAGATCCGCATTCCATAGTCAAGGCAGGTGATATTATCACCGTTAAAATCATTGATATTGATTTAAACCGTAAACGAATTGCGCTGACCATGCGCCTAGATGAGAAAACAGTAGATACACCACAACATCGTAATAAGCAGCAAACAGGCAGAAATGTCCCCTCAGCCAGTTCAACCAAAACATCCCAACAAAGCAATACACTATTCGGTAATAGTGTTATGGGTGATGCGCTGGCGGCGGCACTTAATAAAAAGCGCTAA
- the greB gene encoding transcription elongation factor GreB has product MVKNNYITREGWNNLEKELKFLWRKERPKVTQAVSEAAALGDRSENAEYIYGKKRLREIDRRIRFLSKRLEVLKIVDPDPRQEGRVYFGAWVKLQDENGVIKVFRLVGPDEFNPIKKWISINSPVARELLGKQIDDEVTVNTPNGIITYWILEINYQGIEL; this is encoded by the coding sequence ATTGTGAAAAATAATTATATTACTCGTGAAGGCTGGAACAATCTTGAAAAAGAGTTGAAGTTTCTTTGGCGAAAGGAGCGACCAAAAGTCACCCAAGCTGTATCAGAGGCAGCGGCACTTGGTGATCGCTCAGAGAATGCGGAGTATATTTATGGTAAAAAGCGATTACGAGAAATTGATCGACGTATTCGATTTTTATCTAAACGTCTTGAAGTATTAAAGATAGTTGATCCCGATCCTCGTCAGGAAGGTAGAGTTTATTTTGGTGCTTGGGTAAAACTACAAGATGAAAATGGTGTTATTAAAGTTTTTCGCTTAGTTGGACCTGATGAATTTAATCCGATTAAAAAATGGATTTCTATTAATTCACCTGTGGCAAGGGAATTATTAGGTAAACAAATTGATGATGAAGTTACGGTGAATACGCCAAATGGTATTATTACTTACTGGATACTGGAAATTAATTATCAAGGGATTGAGTTGTAA
- the ompR gene encoding osmolarity response regulator transcription factor OmpR, whose protein sequence is MQENYKILVVDDDMRLRSLLERYLTEQGFQVRSTANAEQMDRILTRESIHLIVLDLMLPGEDGLSICRRLRSQNNPIPIIMVTAKGEEVDRIVGLEIGADDYIPKPFNPRELLARIRAVLRRQANELPGAPAQDEAVIRFGKFKLNLGTREMFQDDESMPLTSGEFAVLKVLVSYPREPLSRDKLMSLARGREYSAMERSIDVQISRLRRMIEDDPTHPRYIQTVWGLGYVFVPDGSKA, encoded by the coding sequence ATGCAAGAAAATTATAAAATTCTTGTTGTGGATGATGATATGCGTTTGCGCTCTTTACTGGAGCGTTATTTAACTGAACAAGGTTTTCAGGTACGTAGTACTGCTAATGCGGAGCAAATGGATCGTATTTTGACTCGTGAATCTATTCATTTGATTGTACTAGATTTGATGTTACCTGGAGAAGATGGCTTATCCATTTGCCGTCGTTTAAGAAGTCAAAATAATCCTATTCCTATTATTATGGTAACAGCAAAAGGTGAAGAGGTAGATAGGATTGTTGGATTAGAAATTGGGGCGGATGATTATATACCAAAGCCATTTAATCCTAGAGAATTATTGGCTCGTATTCGTGCCGTTTTACGACGTCAGGCAAATGAGCTGCCGGGTGCACCGGCCCAGGATGAGGCGGTAATTCGGTTTGGTAAATTCAAATTAAATCTAGGAACAAGGGAAATGTTTCAAGATGATGAGTCTATGCCATTAACTAGTGGTGAGTTTGCTGTTTTAAAAGTATTGGTCTCTTATCCACGTGAGCCTCTGTCTCGTGACAAACTGATGAGTCTTGCTCGTGGGCGTGAATATAGTGCCATGGAGCGTTCGATAGATGTGCAGATTTCACGTCTACGTCGAATGATTGAGGATGATCCTACTCACCCACGTTATATTCAAACGGTTTGGGGATTGGGTTATGTATTTGTGCCGGATGGTAGTAAAGCATGA
- the envZ gene encoding two-component system sensor histidine kinase EnvZ → MKRLRFSRRNTFSRSLFVIVTLLFASLVTSYLVVLNFVVMPSLQQLNKVLAYEVHTLLTEKIELQDGNAILMPPSFKKKIYKELGINFYTKSLAMEKGLRWARHYEELSQQMAEYMGGKADVRLEIAKEHPFLWLNSYLAPNVWIRLPLTEIGQNQFAVVFRYTLAIFLTIFAITWLYIRYQSRPLFVLENYAKQMGKGVMVPAIKEEGSLEIRYVIRAFNRMSSGIKMLENDRTILMAGVSHDLRTPLTRIRLATEMMNEKDQYLAESINKDIEECDAIIEQFMDYIRTGREMNMEFCDLNKVLLEAVNAESSFLPNIETQISSTPIIINANVIAIKRAVTNMLVNAFRYGNGWVKVSSGVIKDHAWFQVEDDGAGIKKESIQHLFQPFVQGERARSNGGTGLGLAIIRRIIDAHDGEIIIDKSKRGGLSIRATLPLMEK, encoded by the coding sequence ATGAAACGATTGCGTTTTTCCAGACGTAACACGTTTTCTCGTTCATTATTTGTTATTGTTACTTTACTGTTTGCTAGTTTAGTCACCAGCTATTTGGTTGTGCTTAATTTTGTTGTGATGCCAAGTCTTCAGCAGCTCAATAAAGTCTTAGCCTATGAAGTGCATACGTTATTAACAGAGAAAATCGAATTACAAGATGGAAATGCAATTTTGATGCCTCCATCATTTAAGAAGAAAATCTATAAGGAGTTGGGTATTAATTTTTATACCAAGTCACTTGCTATGGAGAAAGGCTTACGTTGGGCGAGACATTACGAGGAATTAAGCCAACAGATGGCGGAATATATGGGTGGCAAGGCGGATGTTCGTCTTGAAATCGCCAAAGAGCATCCTTTTTTATGGTTAAATTCTTATCTTGCCCCAAATGTATGGATACGATTGCCTTTAACTGAAATAGGACAGAATCAGTTCGCCGTTGTATTTCGTTATACCCTGGCTATTTTTTTAACCATTTTTGCTATTACATGGCTTTATATACGCTATCAAAGTAGGCCATTATTTGTGTTAGAAAATTATGCTAAGCAAATGGGAAAAGGTGTCATGGTTCCTGCAATCAAGGAAGAAGGTTCATTAGAAATACGTTATGTCATCCGCGCTTTTAATCGTATGTCATCTGGGATAAAAATGCTGGAAAATGATAGAACGATATTAATGGCAGGGGTGAGCCATGACTTGAGAACGCCGTTAACACGGATTCGGTTAGCGACAGAAATGATGAATGAAAAGGATCAATATCTCGCAGAATCAATTAACAAAGATATTGAAGAGTGTGATGCTATTATTGAGCAATTCATGGACTATATACGTACAGGTCGGGAAATGAATATGGAGTTTTGTGACTTGAACAAAGTCCTACTTGAAGCTGTTAATGCTGAGAGTAGTTTTCTGCCTAATATTGAGACACAAATTAGTTCAACACCAATTATTATTAATGCTAATGTAATTGCTATTAAACGAGCAGTAACCAATATGCTGGTTAACGCTTTTCGCTATGGCAATGGTTGGGTAAAAGTCAGTAGTGGTGTAATAAAAGATCATGCCTGGTTTCAGGTTGAGGATGATGGTGCAGGAATTAAAAAAGAGAGTATTCAACATCTTTTTCAACCTTTTGTGCAAGGCGAAAGAGCAAGAAGTAATGGCGGTACAGGATTAGGATTAGCAATTATTCGCCGAATTATTGATGCTCATGATGGTGAAATTATTATAGATAAAAGTAAACGAGGAGGATTATCTATACGGGCAACTTTACCATTAATGGAAAAATAA
- the pstS gene encoding phosphate ABC transporter substrate-binding protein PstS: MKLIRSIIVNVITIISLTTMSAYAATSLTGAGATFPAPVYAKWADSYQKQTGDQINYQGIGSSGGIKQIIAKTVDFGASDAPLNDEKLHQADLIQFPTVIGGVVPTVNIAGIESGQLILDGKTLANIYLGVIKKWNDPKIIELNQGLKLPAQNITVVRRADGSGTTFVFTSYLAKVNADWKNKIGTGSTVRWPTGIAGKGNEGVAAFVQRLPGAIGYVEYAYAKQNKLAYTKLISADGEAVAPTANSFSAAAKKADWTKTFAQDLTNQAGKNVWPITSATFILLHKKQKNIKKGKAILAFFDWAYDKGADQAKALDYATLPNEVVAHIRAAWKSNIKDANGNPIY, translated from the coding sequence ATGAAATTGATACGTTCTATCATCGTTAATGTCATAACCATAATTTCTTTGACAACAATGTCAGCTTATGCGGCAACTAGCCTAACTGGAGCTGGCGCCACATTTCCTGCACCGGTTTATGCAAAATGGGCGGATAGCTACCAAAAACAAACGGGTGATCAGATTAACTACCAGGGGATTGGTTCATCCGGTGGGATAAAACAGATTATAGCTAAAACAGTTGATTTTGGTGCCTCTGATGCGCCTTTAAATGATGAAAAACTTCATCAAGCCGATCTTATTCAATTTCCAACTGTGATTGGCGGCGTTGTTCCAACGGTCAATATTGCCGGTATTGAATCTGGACAATTGATATTAGATGGCAAAACATTGGCTAACATTTATCTAGGTGTCATTAAAAAATGGAATGACCCGAAAATTATTGAATTAAATCAGGGCTTAAAATTACCAGCACAAAATATTACCGTGGTTAGACGTGCTGATGGCTCAGGAACGACTTTTGTTTTTACTAGTTATCTTGCCAAAGTGAATGCTGATTGGAAAAATAAGATAGGTACAGGTTCTACCGTAAGGTGGCCAACTGGCATTGCTGGAAAAGGTAATGAAGGGGTTGCTGCCTTTGTTCAACGTCTACCTGGCGCAATCGGTTATGTAGAATATGCCTATGCTAAACAGAATAAATTAGCGTATACCAAATTAATTTCTGCCGATGGAGAAGCGGTTGCACCAACTGCAAATAGTTTTAGCGCCGCTGCTAAAAAGGCTGATTGGACTAAAACGTTTGCGCAAGATCTTACCAATCAAGCGGGAAAAAATGTATGGCCAATTACTTCCGCAACTTTTATCTTATTACATAAAAAACAGAAAAATATTAAGAAGGGAAAAGCCATATTAGCATTCTTTGATTGGGCATATGACAAAGGAGCTGATCAGGCTAAGGCTTTGGATTATGCGACATTGCCGAATGAAGTTGTGGCACATATTCGGGCAGCATGGAAAAGTAATATAAAGGATGCTAATGGTAATCCTATATACTGA
- the pstC gene encoding phosphate ABC transporter permease PstC, with translation MAEKLTTYKAPGKKGDLIFGALVKLAALITLLMLSGIIISLIIASWPSIEKFGFSFLWSKVWDVPAQEFGALVTIYGTVVTSLIALIIAVPVSFGIALFLTELSPNWLKRPLGIAIELLAAIPSIVYGMWGLFVFAPLFATYFQEPVANVLAGIPIIGELFSGPALGIGILAAGVILAIMIIPYIASVMRDVFEQTPVMMKESAYGIGCTTWEVIWHIVLPYTRNGVIGGVMLGLGRALGETMAVTFIIGNTYQLDSFSLFMPGNSITSTLANEFAEAESGLHTAALMELGLILFVITFIVLAFSKLMIMRLAKNEGR, from the coding sequence ATGGCTGAGAAATTAACGACATATAAAGCGCCGGGGAAAAAAGGTGATCTTATTTTTGGTGCTCTCGTTAAGTTAGCTGCATTAATTACACTATTAATGCTAAGTGGAATTATTATTTCTTTGATTATTGCATCGTGGCCGAGTATTGAAAAATTTGGTTTTTCTTTTCTTTGGTCAAAGGTTTGGGATGTCCCTGCTCAGGAATTTGGGGCATTAGTGACCATTTATGGCACGGTAGTAACGTCATTAATTGCCTTGATCATTGCGGTACCGGTCAGTTTTGGCATTGCGCTATTCTTAACAGAATTATCACCAAATTGGTTAAAGCGACCGCTAGGAATTGCGATTGAACTATTGGCGGCCATCCCAAGTATTGTTTATGGCATGTGGGGATTGTTTGTTTTTGCGCCGCTATTTGCCACTTATTTTCAAGAGCCTGTTGCTAACGTTTTGGCCGGAATACCAATTATAGGTGAATTATTTTCAGGCCCGGCTTTAGGTATCGGTATCTTAGCTGCCGGCGTGATCCTGGCAATTATGATTATTCCTTATATTGCTTCAGTAATGCGAGATGTTTTCGAGCAGACGCCAGTTATGATGAAAGAATCCGCTTATGGTATTGGCTGTACGACTTGGGAAGTTATCTGGCATATCGTATTGCCTTATACGCGTAATGGCGTAATAGGTGGTGTAATGTTAGGGTTAGGACGAGCTTTAGGGGAAACGATGGCAGTCACTTTCATTATTGGTAATACTTATCAGTTAGATAGTTTTTCACTTTTTATGCCAGGAAATAGCATTACTTCCACGTTGGCAAATGAGTTTGCTGAAGCTGAAAGTGGATTACATACTGCTGCATTAATGGAGTTAGGCTTAATTTTATTTGTTATCACCTTTATCGTGCTTGCATTTTCTAAATTGATGATTATGCGTTTGGCCAAAAATGAAGGGCGCTAA
- the pstA gene encoding phosphate ABC transporter permease PstA: MLTTDTTKTIDIKQRQRRQAWRRQKNRIALLLSMITMAFGLFWLIWILFTTLTKGVEGMSWNLFTEMTPPPNSTGGGLANAIVGSGLLILWATVLGTPLGIMAGIYLAEYGRRSWLAEIIRFINDILLSAPSIVVGLFVYMIVVTRMQHFSGWAGVIALALLQIPIVIRTTENMLKLVPDNLREAAYALGAPKWKMILSITLKASVSGIITGVLLAIARIAGETAPLLFTSLSNQFWSTDLSEPIANLPVTIFKFAMSPFSEWQQLAWAGVLLITLCVLLINILARVLFAKKKY; encoded by the coding sequence ATGTTGACGACAGATACAACAAAAACTATCGATATTAAACAACGTCAACGCCGTCAGGCATGGCGAAGACAAAAAAATCGGATTGCACTATTGCTCTCGATGATCACAATGGCATTTGGTCTGTTTTGGTTAATTTGGATCTTATTTACAACTTTAACCAAAGGAGTAGAAGGCATGTCCTGGAATTTATTTACTGAAATGACGCCGCCGCCAAATTCTACCGGTGGGGGATTAGCCAATGCTATTGTAGGTAGTGGTTTGTTGATTTTATGGGCAACGGTGCTAGGCACACCACTTGGCATTATGGCTGGTATTTATTTAGCCGAATATGGGCGTCGTTCTTGGCTGGCGGAAATTATTCGTTTCATTAATGATATTTTGCTTTCTGCGCCATCAATTGTGGTTGGATTATTCGTTTATATGATTGTTGTTACCAGAATGCAGCATTTTTCTGGTTGGGCTGGTGTTATTGCTCTGGCATTGTTACAGATCCCAATTGTTATTCGAACCACGGAAAATATGCTAAAACTTGTGCCAGATAATTTGCGTGAGGCGGCTTATGCTTTAGGCGCACCAAAATGGAAAATGATTTTATCCATTACCTTAAAAGCGTCTGTCTCAGGAATTATTACCGGAGTATTACTTGCCATTGCGAGAATTGCCGGTGAAACAGCGCCTTTATTGTTTACTTCACTTTCTAATCAATTCTGGAGTACCGACCTCAGCGAACCGATTGCTAATCTTCCAGTAACCATATTTAAATTTGCAATGAGTCCATTTTCAGAATGGCAGCAATTAGCTTGGGCAGGTGTTTTATTGATCACTTTATGTGTATTGTTAATCAATATTTTAGCGCGTGTATTATTTGCCAAGAAAAAATATTAG